A window of Pirellulaceae bacterium contains these coding sequences:
- a CDS encoding PEP-CTERM sorting domain-containing protein, translating to MIGDDGSPKLRMTGGSLDVTGRGIFWGEFGRATFEMSGGVVNLTGNPGMLIMGDQSTVDAPKSSTGILEMTGGEFNVNGLEMPGDGQRGVGEIGLYGGTLNVGSRDLNLYRGAEIDITEGVLTVAGDKRDDIASYIQSKWLKGYDGDAELAVTFAGGRTTVKAIDPNPSIPGDYNENGLLDVIDLDLHASQGIAKQNLDYDTNGDGFVNTTDRVVWTNFLKNTWMGDADLSGEFDSSDLVTVFAFAKYETGALATWRQGDWNGDMRFGSGDLVEAFGNAGYDKGPRPGGPNALTAAVPEPSTFVLLLMSGLVLLRRKRQ from the coding sequence ATGATTGGTGACGATGGTTCTCCCAAGCTGAGAATGACCGGCGGCAGTCTCGACGTCACAGGTAGAGGGATTTTCTGGGGGGAGTTCGGTAGGGCGACCTTCGAAATGAGTGGTGGCGTTGTCAACTTAACCGGCAACCCCGGTATGCTCATCATGGGCGATCAAAGCACGGTGGATGCTCCGAAAAGCTCCACGGGAATCTTGGAAATGACCGGCGGCGAGTTTAATGTCAATGGTCTTGAGATGCCGGGAGATGGACAGCGGGGAGTTGGCGAAATCGGACTTTATGGTGGCACGCTGAACGTCGGCAGTCGAGATTTGAATCTGTACCGAGGTGCAGAAATTGACATCACCGAAGGTGTGTTGACGGTTGCAGGCGACAAGCGAGATGACATCGCTTCCTACATCCAAAGCAAATGGTTGAAAGGCTATGATGGCGATGCGGAACTGGCCGTGACATTTGCCGGTGGCCGTACGACGGTGAAAGCGATCGATCCTAATCCTTCGATCCCTGGCGATTACAACGAGAATGGTCTGTTAGATGTTATTGATCTCGATCTGCATGCGTCCCAGGGGATCGCGAAGCAGAATCTGGATTACGACACGAACGGTGACGGTTTCGTAAACACGACTGACCGTGTTGTTTGGACCAACTTTCTCAAAAATACCTGGATGGGAGATGCGGACCTCAGCGGTGAATTCGATAGTTCTGACTTGGTCACCGTATTCGCTTTTGCGAAGTACGAGACGGGTGCATTAGCGACTTGGCGTCAGGGTGACTGGAATGGCGACATGCGGTTCGGTTCAGGTGACTTAGTCGAAGCTTTCGGCAACGCCGGCTACGACAAAGGTCCTCGACCTGGTGGTCCGAATGCATTAACAGCGGCGGTACCGGAACCATCAACATTTGTCTTACTGTTGATGTCTGGGCTCGTTCTGCTGCGTCGTAAGCGACAGTAA
- a CDS encoding pitrilysin family protein, protein MSLKTTGIFGLLIAVAITGLAWSAETAPEKATKIRTVEGITEYKLANGLRVLLLPDPSRPTVTVNLTIMVGSRHEGYGEAGMAHLLEHMVFKGTPLHPNVPKALQDRGAKFNGTTSLDRTNYYETLPASDENLEFAIRLEADRMINSFIKGEDLASEMTVVRNEFERGENQPLAVLRKRIAAAAFEWHNYGKTTIGNRSDIERVPINKLRDFYRRYYQPDNAFLIVAGKFNEAKALTYINKYFGTIPRPTRKLDNTYTIEPAQDGQRSVELRRVGEVGAVAAAYHVPSGAHGDYAPLSVLANILTSAPSGRLYKNLVESQKATQVFAFARGSHDPGLFWVFASVPDGENLDEVRDIILANVESVEKDGVTETEVERAKRKILKQWELAQADTSSIAVELSNWVSQGDWRLYFLYRDRIEAVTPADVTRVASEYLARSNRTLGVYIPSKEPERVAVPATPDIEALLADFKGREAKAEVAAFDTSPAAIEAKTIRTTLPSGMKLAMLPKETRGNAVQLQVTLRFGDAKSLVGYHAAAEFLPVLMTRGTKQLGRAQLEDQLDRLQAQLAGSGSPYGLANFAVETKRETLLDVIGLLKQVLREPALSEKEFEILRNRQVAAIAQVRTQPHVLATNRLSRILSPYPANSVRYVPTFNESEKWYKELTNEKVATLYREFLGAQAGEIIVVGDFDPAEVQPALADLGNGWSAKRRFERVPSELFNVAGESVAIETPDKANAQYSAGLTVAMRDENKDYPALLIGNFIFGGGSLSSRLGNRVRQQEGLSYGVSSRFSAHPIDRVASFRISAISNPQNTPKVVAVIQEELELLLKKGITDEELEQAKQGYLQRQRVSRANDSILASILSSNLYVDRTMAYYADREAQIQALTTADVVNALRAYIKPDRLVVITAGDFAKPNKEQTKDVGK, encoded by the coding sequence GTGAGTTTAAAAACGACGGGTATTTTCGGGCTACTGATTGCTGTAGCGATAACAGGCCTCGCCTGGAGTGCAGAAACAGCGCCTGAAAAAGCAACAAAAATTCGGACCGTCGAGGGAATTACCGAATATAAACTCGCAAACGGTCTCAGAGTTTTGTTGTTGCCGGACCCATCTCGTCCAACCGTGACAGTCAATCTCACGATCATGGTGGGATCGCGACATGAAGGATACGGAGAGGCCGGCATGGCTCATCTCCTTGAGCACATGGTCTTCAAAGGAACACCCTTACATCCCAATGTACCAAAAGCGTTGCAAGATCGAGGCGCGAAATTCAACGGAACAACCTCCTTAGATCGAACCAACTATTACGAGACGCTTCCGGCCAGCGATGAGAATCTTGAATTTGCCATCCGGTTAGAAGCTGACCGAATGATCAATAGCTTCATCAAAGGTGAAGACCTCGCCTCTGAAATGACGGTTGTCAGGAACGAGTTTGAGCGAGGAGAGAACCAACCCCTTGCGGTCTTGAGAAAGCGTATCGCAGCGGCTGCTTTTGAGTGGCACAACTATGGCAAAACGACGATTGGTAATCGAAGTGACATCGAACGAGTACCTATCAACAAGCTACGTGATTTCTACCGACGATATTACCAACCCGACAACGCATTCTTAATTGTGGCTGGAAAGTTTAATGAAGCCAAAGCATTGACTTACATCAACAAATATTTCGGTACGATTCCGCGTCCCACCCGCAAGCTTGACAACACGTACACGATTGAGCCAGCTCAAGATGGGCAACGTTCTGTCGAGTTACGCCGTGTCGGTGAAGTGGGTGCTGTTGCAGCTGCCTATCATGTGCCATCGGGCGCTCATGGGGACTATGCTCCACTGTCAGTGTTAGCAAACATCTTAACGTCCGCACCATCGGGCCGTCTTTACAAGAATCTCGTTGAAAGCCAAAAAGCGACACAGGTGTTCGCCTTTGCTCGTGGCTCTCATGACCCAGGCTTGTTTTGGGTCTTCGCGTCGGTACCGGATGGTGAGAACTTGGATGAAGTCCGAGACATCATCCTTGCCAACGTCGAATCGGTCGAAAAAGACGGCGTGACCGAAACCGAAGTCGAACGCGCCAAGCGCAAGATTCTGAAACAGTGGGAACTGGCGCAGGCAGATACTTCGTCAATCGCCGTCGAATTGAGCAATTGGGTCTCTCAAGGCGACTGGCGACTGTACTTTCTCTACCGTGATCGCATCGAAGCCGTCACCCCCGCCGATGTCACACGCGTCGCCTCGGAATACCTCGCACGCAGCAACCGCACCTTAGGGGTTTACATTCCGTCCAAGGAACCGGAACGGGTCGCAGTACCTGCAACACCCGACATTGAAGCATTGCTTGCCGACTTCAAAGGACGAGAGGCGAAAGCAGAAGTCGCCGCTTTTGACACCTCGCCGGCAGCAATCGAAGCTAAAACGATTCGTACAACTCTACCAAGCGGAATGAAGCTCGCGATGTTGCCCAAAGAGACGCGTGGCAACGCCGTACAACTGCAGGTCACCCTGAGGTTTGGAGATGCAAAAAGTCTTGTTGGGTACCACGCTGCAGCAGAATTCTTGCCAGTGCTAATGACCCGTGGCACAAAGCAACTTGGTCGAGCACAGCTCGAGGATCAACTTGATCGGCTCCAAGCACAACTTGCCGGATCAGGCTCGCCCTACGGGCTGGCAAACTTCGCAGTAGAAACCAAGCGAGAAACACTCCTTGACGTCATTGGACTGCTCAAGCAGGTTTTGCGCGAACCGGCTCTCTCAGAGAAGGAATTCGAGATCTTGCGTAATCGCCAGGTCGCCGCCATCGCCCAGGTTCGGACGCAACCGCATGTGCTCGCCACCAATCGACTCAGCCGAATCCTGTCGCCCTACCCTGCCAACAGCGTTCGATATGTGCCGACATTTAACGAGAGTGAAAAATGGTACAAAGAACTTACCAATGAAAAGGTTGCAACGTTGTATCGTGAGTTCCTTGGTGCACAGGCGGGAGAAATCATCGTTGTCGGTGACTTTGACCCAGCGGAGGTCCAGCCGGCACTTGCAGATCTGGGAAATGGCTGGAGTGCCAAACGCCGTTTTGAACGCGTGCCCAGCGAACTATTCAACGTTGCCGGTGAAAGCGTAGCGATCGAAACTCCCGACAAGGCGAATGCACAGTATTCGGCGGGATTGACGGTTGCGATGCGTGACGAAAACAAGGACTATCCCGCGCTGCTAATTGGCAACTTCATCTTTGGCGGCGGCTCGCTTTCTTCGCGTTTGGGAAATCGCGTCCGCCAGCAAGAGGGACTTTCTTATGGCGTGAGTTCACGCTTCTCGGCTCATCCAATTGACCGCGTCGCTAGCTTTCGAATCAGCGCGATCTCTAACCCGCAAAACACGCCAAAAGTCGTCGCTGTCATCCAGGAAGAACTGGAACTACTTTTAAAAAAGGGCATCACAGACGAGGAGCTTGAACAAGCAAAACAAGGCTACTTACAACGTCAACGTGTCAGCCGAGCGAACGATTCTATTCTGGCCAGCATTCTCAGTAGCAATCTTTACGTCGATCGGACCATGGCCTATTACGCCGATCGCGAAGCACAGATTCAGGCGCTTACGACGGCAGATGTCGTCAACGCACTACGAGCTTACATCAAGCCCGATCGACTGGTTGTAATCACCGCCGGTGACTTCGCGAAGCCGAACAAGGAACAGACGAAGGATGTCGGCAAATAA